Proteins encoded within one genomic window of Oryza brachyantha chromosome 7, ObraRS2, whole genome shotgun sequence:
- the LOC102712741 gene encoding uncharacterized protein LOC102712741 yields the protein MPIKAGVTASALTASTIVVTATEGCHILKIDGYSHARLLGNGECLRSNFKAVGHTWDILFYPNGKFIRYFGNISIYLKLVDGSKNVTTEVQFSVLPRASGDEALPYTKQKIIHTFESARRNNKCGHHWPIIDNNQDMLMSNCTEEEEEEEDFIIVRCDIKVLNKAVVHDLNLRSWS from the coding sequence ATGCCGATCAAAGCCGGCGTTACGGCTTCTGCACTTACCGCATCGACGATTGTTGTTACAGCGACGGAGGGGTGCCACATACTCAAGATCGATGGCTACTCACACGCAAGGCTGCTCGGCAATGGTGAATGTCTCCGGTCCAACTTCAAAGCAGTTGGCCACACCTGGGATATCCTTTTCTACCCCAACGGCAAATTCATTAGATATTTCGGCAACATCTCGATCTACCTCAAGCTTGTCGACGGGTCAAAGAATGTCACGACCGAGGTCCAGTTCAGTGTGCTGCCGCGGGCCAGTGGTGATGAAGCGCTTCCGTACACCAAGCAAAAGATCATTCACACGTTCGAGAGCGCGCGACGCAACAACAAGTGCGGCCACCATTGGCCTATCATTGACAACAATCAAGACATGCTGATGTCCAATTGcactgaagaagaagaagaagaagaggactTCATCATTGTCCGTTGTGACATTAAGGTCTTGAACAAGGCAGTTGTTCATGATCTTAACCTAAGAAGCTGGAGTTGA
- the LOC102713009 gene encoding uncharacterized protein LOC102713009, producing MASEQMSTTPAHAKREKGAAASSSSSPSSEEEIDEDDFFHIEGPILSTQYSLSVPPAAADEDGGGAARSAERPDPKRIPSSVFARSKSTTPTDWSVTSNESLFSINVGNASFSKDHLFLYGKTGELGNLNDPLPPLPKLSPSSSPMKGGEVAAAAEKASTSREKAGGRGLADRNGEDSADYVHSSSHRSDESTTSFAFPILTGSAKTSGSLKDSHPELARQSTAQLTHPADTRSENDNKETAVVVMEAPKVEQAPAPAVAAAAASPPPPQPPATTKWFPCCSCCPFCC from the exons ATGGCAAGCGAACAGATGAGCACCACTCCTGCTCATGCCAAGCGTGAGAAGGGAGCGGCAGccagctcgtcgtcgtctccgtcgtcggaggaggagatcgacgAGGACGATTTCTTCCACATCGAAGGGCCAATTCTCAGCACCCAGTACTCCCTGTCCGTCCCCCCAGCCGCTGCGGAcgaagatggcggcggcgcagcgcgaTCCGCCGAACGCCCCGACCCCAAGAGGATCCCGTCCTCCGTCTTCGCGAGATCCAAGTCGACGACGCCGACCGACTGGAGCGTCACCTCCAACGAGTCCCTCTTCAGCATCAACGTCGGCAACGCGAGCTTCTCCAAGGACCACTTGTTCCTGTACGGGAAGACGGGAGAGCTGGGTAACCTGAACGACCCGCTGCCGCCATTGCCGAAGCTGAGCCCGAGCTCCAGCCCCATGAAGGGTGGTgaggtggccgcggcggcagaGAAGGCTAGCACTTCCAGGGAGAAGGCCGGTGGCCGTGGACTCGCGGACCGGAACGGGGAGGACAGCGCGGACTATGTTCACAGCTCGTCGCACCGCTCTGACGAAAGCACGACAAGTTTCGCGTTTCCAAT ATTAACAGGGTCAGCGAAAACCAGCGGGTCCTTGAAAGATAGCCATCCGGAGTTAGCCCGACAAAGCACGGCACAACTAACGCATCCAGCAGACACGCGCAGTGAGAATGACAATAAAGAGACAGCAGTAGTTGTAATGGAAGCACCAAAAGTTGAACAAGCCCCAGCcccagcagtagcagcagcagcagcatcaccaccaccaccacaaccaCCAGCCACAACAAAATGGTTTCCATGCTGTTCATGCTGTCCATTCTGTTGCTAA
- the LOC102711082 gene encoding uncharacterized protein LOC102711082, translating to MATATTTDWGPIIAAVVLFILLSPGFLFQLPARARVVELGNMGTSGLSILVHAILYFCVLTIVVVAIGVHVYSAKPDPID from the coding sequence atggcgacggcgacgacgacggactGGGGGCCGATCATCGCGGCGGTGGTGCTGTTCATCCTGCTGTCGCCGGGGTTCCTGTTCCAGCtgccggcgagggcgagggtgGTGGAGCTGGGCAACATGGGCACCAGCGGCCTCTCCATCCTCGTCCACGCCATCCTCTACTTCTGCGTACtcaccatcgtcgtcgtcgccatcggcGTCCACGTCTACTCCGCCAAACCAGATCCGATCGATTAA